Proteins co-encoded in one Granulicella cerasi genomic window:
- a CDS encoding FG-GAP-like repeat-containing protein has translation MSHPLFRFFTRSARSVALLSVACAGVASAQLRHWVAPVEDAPPATTLQTPAETYMAPYLKSHLAPADALNSMNTLQPMGQTYATTPNFGGYVNAPMFDARGTAKTSAVTVELGADFDKDGKTDVAVLLQDGTLDILMNDGNGGLKPFVSYLNPNYSTASVNVAYAADIDGDGYPDVVAFDYNNNTMISWKNLGNGTFNAAVTTALDTTNGYPNMAYVADVNGDGKADVLYTLFKLNSTTSATITLETQLGVGDGTFGAPGAAKTQSFNVASSGILPTDYGITTADINGDGKLDVAVVVDQRTASTTGIFAVTTGLGNGDGTFTGLGTSFPIALPLVSSGIRATVSYKSTLLSFADVNGDGKLDLVSDCNGIMAVALGNGTNSFATAVTSAQSVVQVPTTTVLLDVNGDGKLDAIVGGGTLAVELGKGDGTFAAPVAGAQYMVDPVSYYSLVVADFNNDGIKDIAQLGSDYKQVSLFSGNGTGGFRGAPVVTVTGDPNVLYSSMITTGKYTTGGYASAIMQYSGTTNPGFYTAVGDGKGNFTTVASFATTPTSIQYFEPIHADFNGDGLEDLVYANTTGEIYVALSKGDGTFATPVAVGIGTKPCPEYYGTAGDVNGDGKADLVIPYGGDTICGSTAGGATGYYVALGKGDGTFSTPTFHSTGSALYKLLLADLNNDGKLDLVIDDAPLLAGTGFAVKTALGNGDGTFATPVSILANYLVTNMATADFNNDGKMDIALTTEEVQGLTIATGGIIVLSGHGDNSFDPSSQIATGNWFYGLQAADMNSDGNADIIVTLYSTVGQPKTYYGVSTLLGYGNGQFAAPYNQLQGLAGTNPQIGNFVNDNALDILAYTGYGAALYAGAGSIGITLTTSASSISYGSTDTLTAKVASSLTGNPTPSGTVSFYDGTTLLGSSTLASGTATFAASGLAVGTHTVKAVYSGDTHFNPATSSTSSIAVADLAAAITLAGTPTTLNVTGGSQGIVTLAIGANARYAGAVTLACSGMPANGTCSINPGSVTLTAGGTTTATLVIGTSSAHAELHRSNNPWEAPAATATLATLFGVFFGRRKRVRMIASLGLGLLLATGMLMTGCSDHGNGSSSSTASVVAPGTYTVTVTATPTATGTTATAQTTTVSVAVN, from the coding sequence ACCGAACTTCGGCGGCTACGTCAACGCGCCGATGTTCGATGCGCGCGGCACCGCCAAGACCTCCGCCGTCACCGTCGAACTCGGTGCGGACTTCGACAAAGACGGCAAGACTGACGTCGCCGTCCTGCTCCAGGACGGCACGCTCGACATCCTGATGAATGATGGCAACGGCGGCCTGAAGCCCTTCGTCAGCTACCTCAACCCGAACTACTCCACCGCCAGCGTCAACGTGGCCTACGCCGCCGACATCGACGGCGATGGATACCCCGACGTCGTGGCCTTCGACTACAACAACAACACCATGATCTCGTGGAAGAACCTCGGCAACGGCACCTTCAACGCTGCCGTCACGACCGCGCTCGACACCACCAACGGCTACCCGAACATGGCCTACGTCGCCGACGTAAACGGCGATGGCAAGGCCGACGTTCTCTACACGCTCTTCAAGCTCAACTCCACCACCAGCGCGACGATCACGCTGGAAACGCAGCTCGGCGTTGGTGACGGCACCTTCGGCGCGCCAGGCGCAGCAAAGACTCAATCCTTCAACGTCGCCTCCTCGGGCATTCTGCCCACCGATTACGGCATCACCACCGCTGACATCAACGGCGATGGAAAGCTCGACGTGGCCGTTGTCGTCGACCAGCGCACAGCCTCCACCACCGGCATTTTCGCCGTGACCACCGGCCTCGGCAACGGCGACGGCACCTTCACCGGTCTGGGCACGAGCTTCCCCATCGCACTGCCGCTCGTCTCTTCCGGCATCCGCGCAACCGTCTCCTATAAATCCACGCTGCTCTCCTTTGCGGATGTAAACGGCGACGGCAAGCTCGACCTCGTCAGCGATTGCAACGGCATCATGGCGGTCGCACTCGGCAACGGAACAAACTCCTTCGCCACCGCTGTGACCAGCGCACAGAGCGTAGTGCAGGTTCCCACCACGACGGTTCTGCTCGACGTGAACGGTGACGGCAAGCTCGACGCGATCGTCGGCGGTGGCACTCTCGCTGTCGAACTCGGCAAGGGCGATGGCACCTTCGCCGCTCCGGTCGCGGGCGCGCAGTACATGGTCGACCCGGTCTCCTACTACAGCCTCGTCGTCGCCGACTTCAACAACGACGGCATCAAGGACATCGCTCAACTCGGCTCTGACTACAAGCAGGTCTCGCTCTTCTCCGGCAACGGTACGGGCGGATTCCGTGGCGCTCCTGTCGTCACCGTCACCGGCGACCCCAACGTGCTCTACTCCTCGATGATCACGACCGGCAAGTACACCACCGGCGGCTACGCCAGCGCCATCATGCAGTACTCCGGCACCACCAACCCCGGCTTCTATACCGCTGTCGGAGACGGCAAGGGCAACTTCACCACGGTCGCCTCCTTCGCCACCACACCCACGAGCATTCAGTACTTCGAACCCATCCACGCTGACTTCAACGGTGATGGACTCGAAGATCTCGTCTACGCCAACACCACCGGCGAAATCTACGTCGCGCTCTCCAAGGGTGACGGCACCTTCGCAACGCCGGTTGCTGTCGGCATCGGCACCAAGCCCTGCCCCGAGTACTATGGCACCGCAGGCGACGTGAACGGCGACGGCAAGGCCGACCTCGTCATCCCCTACGGCGGCGACACCATCTGCGGTTCCACCGCAGGCGGCGCAACCGGCTACTACGTGGCGCTCGGTAAGGGTGACGGCACCTTCAGCACACCGACCTTCCACAGCACCGGCTCCGCTCTCTATAAGCTCTTGCTCGCCGACCTGAACAACGACGGCAAGCTCGACCTCGTTATCGACGACGCTCCGCTCCTCGCGGGCACGGGCTTCGCCGTGAAGACCGCTCTCGGCAACGGCGACGGCACCTTCGCCACGCCCGTATCCATCCTCGCCAACTACCTCGTCACCAACATGGCCACTGCCGACTTCAACAACGACGGCAAGATGGACATCGCTCTCACCACGGAAGAAGTTCAGGGCCTCACCATCGCCACCGGCGGCATCATCGTGCTGAGCGGCCACGGTGACAACAGCTTCGATCCTTCTTCGCAGATCGCCACCGGCAACTGGTTCTACGGTCTGCAGGCTGCAGACATGAACAGCGACGGCAACGCTGACATCATCGTCACGCTCTACAGCACCGTCGGCCAGCCCAAGACCTACTACGGCGTCAGCACTCTGCTCGGTTACGGCAACGGCCAGTTCGCCGCGCCGTACAACCAGCTCCAGGGCCTGGCCGGAACCAACCCGCAGATCGGCAACTTCGTCAACGACAACGCGCTCGACATCCTGGCCTACACCGGCTACGGTGCCGCGCTCTACGCCGGCGCAGGCAGCATCGGCATCACGCTCACCACCTCGGCTTCGTCCATCAGCTACGGCAGCACCGACACGCTGACGGCCAAGGTCGCCTCCAGCCTCACCGGCAACCCCACGCCCAGCGGAACGGTCTCGTTCTACGACGGCACCACGTTGCTCGGCTCCTCCACGCTCGCCTCAGGAACCGCCACCTTCGCCGCCAGCGGTCTGGCAGTCGGCACACACACCGTGAAGGCTGTCTACTCCGGCGACACTCACTTCAACCCTGCCACCTCGTCCACCTCCAGCATCGCGGTTGCAGACCTCGCGGCAGCCATCACGCTCGCTGGGACTCCAACCACACTCAACGTCACCGGCGGCTCGCAGGGCATCGTCACGCTGGCCATCGGAGCCAACGCTCGCTACGCTGGCGCGGTCACCCTCGCCTGCTCGGGCATGCCCGCAAACGGCACCTGCTCCATCAACCCCGGCAGCGTCACCCTGACCGCTGGCGGCACCACCACCGCAACGCTCGTGATCGGCACCTCAAGCGCACACGCTGAACTGCACCGCTCGAACAACCCCTGGGAAGCGCCCGCCGCCACCGCGACGCTCGCTACTCTCTTCGGTGTGTTCTTCGGTCGCCGCAAGCGCGTTCGCATGATCGCGTCCCTCGGCCTCGGCCTGCTGCTCGCCACGGGCATGCTGATGACCGGTTGCAGCGACCACGGCAATGGAAGCAGCTCGTCCACCGCCAGCGTCGTTGCCCCCGGTACCTACACCGTGACCGTCACCGCAACTCCGACGGCCACCGGTACCACCGCAACCGCGCAGACCACCACGGTCAGCGTCGCAGTCAACTAA
- a CDS encoding APC family permease, producing MPDIHAKYLQHSARFRVHSEIASPLSLEDTSIPKTNIRAAHSPRKLRLFPLIAATYFMVSGGPYGLEDIIGLAGFRWALLLLAIVPLFWSLPTALMVGELASAIPDEGGFYVWVTRGLGRFWGFQETWLSLAASVFDMAIYPTTFTLYLGHLYPALVAGHRGLALKLMIVLMATLWNLRGASAVGGGSIGMMCVSLAPFVVLVGAAFWKALHGGLHLQAMAGSPTLHHDLLAAVPIAMWNYMGWDNASTIAQEVDNPQRNYPRAMFGSAITVMFVYMLPLAAVWAVGIPAERFSTGAWTDAAHLLAGPALAFAVVLAGSLDGLGTFNALTLTLTRLPYAMAEDGLLPRILKLRLRNGVPWVSVLTCATAWALALGLTFERLITIDLVLYGAALLLEFAALIALRLREPQLARPFRVPGGFAVAASIGVGPLLLILFALYSARDEKVAGMPALVFALLVALAGAAIYASFEWPRKLRRSRS from the coding sequence TTGCCCGATATCCACGCAAAATATCTCCAGCACAGCGCACGATTTCGCGTACATTCAGAAATCGCATCACCACTCTCGCTGGAGGACACTTCGATACCCAAGACCAACATCCGAGCGGCGCATTCGCCGCGCAAACTCCGCCTCTTCCCTCTCATCGCCGCCACCTACTTCATGGTCTCCGGCGGCCCTTACGGCCTTGAAGACATCATCGGTCTTGCAGGCTTTCGCTGGGCGCTTCTGCTGCTCGCTATCGTGCCGCTCTTCTGGAGCCTGCCCACCGCGCTGATGGTCGGCGAACTCGCCTCGGCCATTCCCGATGAAGGCGGCTTCTACGTCTGGGTCACGCGCGGCCTCGGCCGCTTCTGGGGCTTTCAGGAGACCTGGCTTTCGCTCGCCGCCAGCGTCTTCGACATGGCGATCTACCCCACGACCTTCACGCTCTATCTCGGCCATCTCTATCCCGCACTCGTTGCCGGGCATCGCGGTCTCGCGCTCAAACTCATGATCGTCCTGATGGCCACGCTGTGGAACCTGCGCGGCGCCAGCGCTGTGGGCGGAGGCTCCATCGGCATGATGTGCGTCTCGCTGGCGCCCTTCGTCGTGCTGGTCGGCGCCGCGTTCTGGAAGGCCCTGCACGGCGGCCTGCACCTGCAGGCGATGGCCGGCTCGCCCACGCTGCACCACGATCTGCTCGCCGCCGTACCCATCGCCATGTGGAACTACATGGGCTGGGACAACGCCTCCACCATCGCGCAGGAGGTCGACAACCCGCAGCGCAACTACCCGCGCGCCATGTTCGGCTCCGCGATCACGGTGATGTTCGTCTATATGCTGCCGCTCGCGGCGGTGTGGGCCGTCGGCATCCCTGCCGAACGCTTCTCCACCGGCGCGTGGACCGACGCCGCACATCTGCTTGCAGGACCAGCTTTGGCGTTCGCCGTGGTGCTCGCCGGATCACTCGACGGCCTCGGCACCTTCAACGCACTGACACTCACGCTCACGCGCCTGCCCTATGCCATGGCCGAGGACGGACTGCTGCCGCGCATCCTGAAGCTACGCCTGCGCAACGGCGTGCCGTGGGTGAGCGTGCTGACCTGTGCGACGGCATGGGCGCTGGCGCTGGGGCTTACCTTCGAACGCCTCATCACGATCGACCTCGTGCTCTATGGCGCAGCGCTGCTGCTGGAGTTCGCAGCACTCATCGCGTTGCGTCTGCGCGAGCCACAACTCGCCAGACCGTTCCGCGTGCCGGGTGGTTTCGCCGTCGCCGCAAGCATCGGCGTTGGCCCGCTCCTGCTGATCCTCTTCGCGCTGTACTCCGCACGCGACGAGAAGGTCGCAGGCATGCCCGCGCTCGTCTTCGCACTGCTCGTCGCTCTTGCGGGAGCCGCGATCTACGCGAGCTTCGAGTGGCCGCGCAAGCTACGCCGATCGCGCAGCTGA
- a CDS encoding inorganic diphosphatase yields the protein MPNYLELPVGPKAPEQVNAIIEIPADGVAKYEYDKELHVFKLDRNLHSPVHYPGDYGFIPSTLGDDGDPLDVVVLVDYPSFPGCLQEVRPIGALEMIDGGEGDEKVLCVGVGNPRYKDVYNYSDIYPHILKEIVHFFSIYKDLEGKSVEVKGWRDAQFARELIVKSQQAFIDAKDKK from the coding sequence ATGCCGAATTACCTCGAATTGCCGGTAGGCCCGAAGGCCCCTGAACAGGTCAACGCCATTATTGAGATCCCCGCCGATGGCGTGGCGAAGTACGAATACGACAAGGAACTGCACGTCTTCAAGCTGGACCGCAACCTGCACTCGCCGGTTCACTATCCGGGCGACTACGGCTTCATCCCCTCCACGCTTGGCGACGACGGCGATCCGCTCGACGTGGTGGTTCTGGTGGATTACCCCAGCTTCCCGGGCTGCCTGCAGGAAGTGCGCCCCATCGGCGCGCTCGAGATGATCGACGGCGGCGAAGGCGATGAGAAGGTACTGTGCGTTGGCGTCGGCAACCCGCGCTACAAGGATGTCTACAACTACTCGGACATCTACCCGCACATCCTCAAGGAGATCGTCCACTTCTTTTCGATCTACAAGGACCTCGAAGGTAAGTCGGTCGAAGTGAAGGGCTGGCGCGATGCGCAGTTTGCGCGCGAGCTGATCGTGAAGAGCCAGCAGGCCTTTATCGACGCGAAGGACAAGAAGTAG